The genomic window GCACCAACGGCACCACGAGCAGCGCGGCGAACAGCAGCAGCGCCGGCCCTGACAGCCACCACGGCGTGGCTTTGCTGCGCCCCTTGTTCGGCAGGCTCATCGTCTGGCTCACGCTGCGACCTCGGCGACCACCGTTTCGTCATCGGCCGGCAGCAACCGCGTGCAATGGTCCGGCCAGTCGACAGCGGCGCGCGCGCCCTCTTCCAATGCGTCGCGGCCATCGTTCGGGCACAGCACCATCAGGTCACCGATGGGCGTGGCGACGCGATAGAGCCATTGGCTGCCGAGAAAGAAGCGCTCGCCGACTTCGCCATCGAGACGGCCGCTGCCCGACGCCACCAGTTGCAGCTTTTCCGGACGCACGCTGAGCAGAACGGACGCCCCGGCGCGGAACCCGGTGTCGGCCACATCGACGCTCAATGCGCCGATCCGCACGGTTTGCCTCGGGCTGTCGCCGCTGATTCGGCCTTCGAGCAGGTTGGCCTTGCCGACGAAGGTCGAGATGAAGCGCGTGCGCGGATGCTCGTAGACGTTGTGCGGATGGTCGATCTGCGTGGCGCGGCCGCCTTCCATGACGACGACGCGATCGCTGATCGACATCGCTTCGCTTTGGTCGTGCGTGACCATGACGGTGGTGGTGCCGACCTTGCGCTGGATCTGGCGCAGTTCGAACTGCATTTCCTCACGCAGCTTGGCGTCGAGGTTCGACAGCGGCTCATCGAGCAGCAGGACAGGCGGCTCGATCACCAGGGCACGCGCCAGCGCCACGCGCTGCCGTTGTCCGCCGGACAACTCGCGCGGGTACTTGTCGGCGTGCGCTTCGAGGTGCACCAGGCCCAGCGCATCGCGCACCCGCTCGCGCCTTTCGGACTTCGGCAATTTGCGCATCTCCAGCCCGAAGCTGACGTTGTCGCGCACCGTCATGTGCGGGAAGAGCGCGTAAGTCTGAAACACGATGCCGAGGCCGCGCGTGTTGGCCTTGGCATGGGTGATGTCGCGGCCGTCGAGTTCGATGCGGCCTTGTGTCACCGCCTCGAAGCCGGCGACCATCTGGAGCGTGGTGGTCTTGCCGCAACCGGACGGCCCGAGCAGCGAGACGAACTCGCCCTTCTCGACCGACAGGTTCATCGAAGACACGGCGCAGGTATCGCCGTAGAACTTGGTGACGCCCGTGAGTTGCAGGAAAGACATGCCGACCTCCTTTTCATCTGCTTCCGCCGTGGTGGCGGAAGTTACGCAATCTATTGCAAGGAATGCGCCCTAAGCGCTCGGGTATTCCATAGAATAGAATCTTTCTTTTATTTATTCCGTTAAATGGAATAAATAGAGCATTAAAAGATAAAACTATTCCGCGCAACGACATGACAGAACCCATAGCGTCGACGGCTGCAGTGCCTCGACTGTTTTCGGTGATCCGCGCGCTCACCGAGGTGCACCCGGATGGGGGCCGCGTGACCCAGATCGCGCGCAGCGTCGGGCTGACCCAGGCCACGGCGCACCGTTTGCTGCAGTCGCTGGTGGCAGAGGGCATCGTCGAGCAAGACGCGCGCAGCAAGCTGTATCGGCTCGGCATCGAGTTCTTCGCCATGGCGGCGCACGCCGGCAATCCGGGCGACCTTCGCACGCTGTGCCGACCTGCCCTGTTGCGCCTGTGCGCAAGCCTCGGCGACAGCATCTTTCTGCTGGCACGCAGCAACTTCGACGCGATCTGCCTGGACCGCAGCGAAGGTCCGTTTCCCATTCGCTCTTTTTCCGGCGACATCGGTGGGCGCGTGGCACTCGGCGTCGGCCAGGGCGCGATGGCCATCCTGGCGTTCTTGCCCGAGGCCGAGCGTGAAGAAGTCATCCGCTTCAACCTGTCGCGGCTGCGCGAGTACGGCATCCACGACGAGGTCTATCTGCGCACCGAAATCGACCGGGTGCGGCAAGCCGGTTTTGCCGCTCGCAACGCAGGGCTGCTCGACGGCATGGCCGGTGTCGCGGTGCCGATCCTCGATCGCGAAGGCCGCGCCGTCGCCGCGCTGGCCGTCGGCACGATCGCCGACCGGCTGAATGCCGACCGCCTGCCGACCGTGGTTGAACTGCTCAAGCGCGAGGCGGTCGCGATCGGGCCGAAGATCAATCCGTTCGATCCCACCTTGCGCCGGCCCTCGCAGATCCTGGCCAATGCGTCTGCTTGATGCCGCGAATGCAGCCGATACGCCCTCCTCACGTGTCTTCGTCCTCCACCTATGCCTCCACTTTTTGACGCCATGACCCAAGCCCAAAGCTCCCCTGCATCCGCTCTTTCCGAAGAAGTCGCAGCCCTGCTGGAGCGCCTCGGCGTGCCGCGCGCCGCAACCGTCGGTGGCGATCTTCCAGCACGTTCGCCCGTTACCGGCGAGACCATCGCCGCGGTCACGCAAAGCTCGTCAGCCGGGGCGACTGCCGCCATCGGGCGCGCCCACGCGGCCTTTCTGGAATGGCGCAAGGTGCCGGCACCACGCCGCGGTGAACTGGTCCGCCTGCTGGGCGAAGAACTGCGCACGGCCAAGACCGATCTCGGCCGGCTCGTGACCATCGAAGTCGGCAAGGTGCCATCCGAAGGCGCCGGCGAAGTGCAGGAAATGATCGATATCTGCGACTTCGCGGTCGGCCTGTCACGCCAGCTCTACGGCCTGACGATCGCCACCGAGCGCGCACAGCATCGGATGATGGAAACGTGGCATCCGCTGGGTGTTTGCGGCGTCATATCGGCCTTCAACTTTCCGGTGGCCGTTTGGTCGTGGAATGCAGCGCTGGCGCTGGTGTGCGGCGATGCAGTGGTGTGGAAGCCTTCGGAGAAAACGCCGCTGACCGCGCTGGCCGTGCATGCCATCGCGCAACGCGCCCTCGCACGCTTCGGTGACGCACCAGTCGGCCTGCTCGAGTTGCTGATCGGGCAGCGCGACATCGGTGAAACACTGGTCGACGATGCGCGCGTGGCGGTGCTTTCCGCCACCGGCTCGACCGCCATGGGGCGCAAGGTCGGCCCGCGCGTGGCCGCCCGTTTCGCGCGCGCCATCCTCGAGCTCGGCGGCAACAACGCCGCCATCGTCGCGCCATCGGCCGACCTCGACCTCACGCTGCGCGGCGTCGCGTTCTCTGCCATGGGCACGGCCGGCCAGCGCTGCACCTCGCTGCGTCGCCTGTTCGTGCACGACAGCATCTACGACGCTTTCGTGCCGCGCCTGGCCAAGGTGTATGCCAGCGTTCAGGTCGGCGACCCGCGCGAGCCCGGCACGCTGGTCGGTCCGCTGATCGACGCTGCGGCCTTTGCCGGCATGCAGGCAGCGCTGCACGAGAGCCGCGCTGCCGGCGCCATCGTGCATGGCGGCGAACGCGTGACCAGCATTGGCGGGGCCGACGCTTTTTATGCGCGCCCGGCTCTGGTCGAGTTGAAAGCACATGAGGGCGCCGTGCTGCGCGAAACCTTCGCGCCCATCCTCTACGTGGTGCGCTACGAAAACATGGACGAGGCCATTGCCTGGAACAACGCGGTCGGCGCCGGCCTGTCGTCTTCCATCTTCACGCTCGACATGCGCGAGGCCGAGCGCTTCATGTCGAGCGCCGGTTCGGACTGCGGCATCGCCAACGTCAACATCGGACCGAGCGGTGCCGAAATCGGCGGCGCTTTCGGCGGCGAAAAGGAAACCGGTGGCGGCCGCGAGGCCGGCGGCGACAGCTGGAAGGCGTACATGCGGCGTGCCACCAACACGATCAACTATTCGACCGAATTGCCACTCGCGCAGGGCGTGACGTTCGACATCGGCTGAGCCCATGGCAGCAGGTCACGAAGCGAAGCGCGTCCTCGTCGTCAAGTCCGGCGGCGAAGCAGCGGTAGCCGAATGGCGCAGGCACTTTCAAGCCGTTGCGCCGCATATCGACGTGCACTGGTGGGACGACGCATCGGTGTCGCCGGAGCGAGTGGACTACGCGCTGGTCTGGGAGCCGGAGCCGGGCCGCCTGGCTGCGATGCCGAATCTGCGGGCGACGCTCAGCAGCGCCGCCGGCGTAGAGCACATCACCGCCGACCCCGCCTGGCCCCGCCACTTGCCGCTGCTCCGCGCTGCCACGCCCGAAGCGTCGCAGCGTATGAGTGAGTACGTTTGCATGGCCGTGCTGGCGTTGCTGCGCGACTTGAAGCGAATGGTGCGGCAGCAGGCCGTGCATCGATGGGACATGTTCACGACGGAGCGCGCCGCGACCGACACCTGCGTCGGCATCCTCGGGCTCGGCGCGATGGGCGCGCACACGGCGCAAATGGTGCGGGGGCTGGGCTTCGAGGTGATCGGCTGGTCACGCAGCCGCAAGGCGCTCGACGGCATCGAATGCCATGCGGGTGACGATGAGCTGCCAGCCTTTTTCGAGCGCTGCGATGTACTGGTTTGCCTGCTGCCGGCGACGCCTGAAACCGAAGGCATCCTCAGCGCGAAAACGTTCGCCCTGTTGCCCAAAGGTGCGGGCCTGGTCCACGTTGGCCGCGGGTCGCATCTGCGCTACGACGATCTGGCTGCGGCGCTCGATGCGTCGCACCTGTGCGGCGCCTTCATCGACGTGTTCGAAGAGGAGCCGTTGCGGTCAGACCATCCAGCCTGGGCACACGACAAGATCTTCGTCACGCCGCATGTTGGCGCCATGGCTTCACGGCGCGCACGCGCTGTTTTCTTTGCGACGCAGATTGCGAAGTTCGAGCGGGGCGAGACGCCCGATGGGCTGTACGAGCCGGCCAGGGGTTACTGAAAAACAGTCCGGCGCCGGTACGCGGCCACGCAGCGCCAGACGAACCAGAGCAGCGTCACGTTCAGGCAGACACCGCCCACCACGAAGAAGCCGGCGCGTTCGGCAAAGCCGGGGGCTTGGTCCAGTGTCAACAGCACCAGCGACCACGGCAGGGCGCAAAGAATCGCAGCGCTCAGCAACCAGCTTTCTTCGTTCGGCGTCAGCAGTGCAGCAACCACCAGCACGCCGGCCAGTGCCGTGACAGTGACGCCGAGAGCCACGGTCAGCCACCAGTTACGACGCTGCCAAAAGGGTGATTGCGCAAGAACCATGAACAGAATTCTGCCCCGCGATGCATGCCGTGTCTGCGTAATTTGACACGTCTGGCCGGAGTTGCGTGCAAGCGTTTTCAGGGCACCACAGTTTTGCCGGCAGCCGCATGGGCAACGGCGTTGCCGGGCTGATTCGCCTCTGCGTTTTCGGCGTTCTGCGCGTCTCTTGCTTCCTTCAGTCGCCGAAGTTCCTGCATCTCCTGCTCGGTGTGCTCCAGCACCGGCTCTGCCACGAAAAAGACGTTGGCGATGTCGGAACTGGTCAAAAACAGGAAGCTCAGGCCGGCATCCAACTCGGCCGGCGGGATGTCTTGCACGGCGATGGCTTCCATCGAGCCCGCGTCGCCGATCCTGATGTGCCCCTTCTTCGGGTACCGGAGCACCAGCTGGCTGATCGTTCCGTCGGTCTTGACGAAAAAATCCTCGACCACGCCGGTGTAGATGAGCACGGCTCCGCTCGTATCGCCGGACTTGGTCAACACATTGGCCCGGACCCGCTTCGCCTTCTTCGAGCCGCCTGCATGACGCCGCCCCTCGTTGAGCGAATACATCCAGCGATGGCGCGCGAAGCGCCGCATCGCCCGCAGTTGCATGACCATGCCGGCGGCCAGCCCGAGCAGCGCGCCGGTCACGGTGACGACGAAGAAATACGCCGTGATCTGGACAGCGTTTTCGTCAACCATCTTGCTGGTGGAAGCGAGCGTGCCGCGAATGGCCGACAACGTCTGCGGCGTGTCGCTCAGCCGGGGCGGCGCCGGCAGGCTGTCGATGCGCAGCAGCGGAATGAACTCGTCGAGCGCGACACAGCGCGCACCGAGGATTTCAGACCGGCACAGCCAGCCATTGATGGCGATATACCAGCCAGCGTGCACGAGAAAGGCCACGCCGACGACGATTGCGAGCTGCCCGAGCGGGCTGATGGGCGTCGCCTCGCGCGTGACCTGGTCGGGCAGATAGAACCCGAAGAAGAACGCAAAGCCCGGCAACAGAAGCACGACGACAACGACGGTTGCCCAGGCAAGCGACATGAGCGGAGGCGGGGTGCGGAGGCTAAAAAGGAACGGGGCGCGCGAGCCGGTCGAAAAGCTCGGGGCTAGACCGGTGCGACTGCCATCGCGAGCGGCACGTCGAGCACTCGCGAACGGAGTGCTGCCTGGCTTTTGCGCGCTGCCAGCAATTCGTCGATTTCCTTGATGACCTGTGGCAGCCTCACGCTGTCGCGCCCCGGTCGGGCCATTACCTCGGACACGATCTCGCTGCTGCCGGCGTAGCCGATCAACAGGTCGAAAACCTCGTCGTCGGTGTCAGTGAGAAATCTCATCGAATGCGCTCTCCGGTTCGTACATGCCCGGAATGTAGAGCCTCGGGCGCATGAGTTCAAGAGCGCAGTGTGTCAGGCGCTCGGCATCGCCTCATGGACTCAGAGCTTCAGAGCTTTTTCTTGACGAAGCCGGCCGCGTTTTCGTCAGCGCCGGCCTCACCCTCGTCCGAGTGAGGATTCGTCGGATCCTCGTCTGTCGGGAACTCCGGCTGCACGGGGAGCTGCGCCGGATCGTCTTCGGAAGGGACTTTGGGCATGTTCATTTGAGGGGGCTCCTTTGTTGCGATAGGTCCGACCCAGTCGGCGTGACCGGTGCCTTCGGCGCCACTGGCGCTACAGGCCGTGGGTCGGTCGAAGCGGGTCCGACGTACTGCTGCGGCGGCGGCTCCGCGCTCGACGCGGCGCCGCACACGCGCTGCACGTCGCGCCAGGCCAGTTCGACGCTGCGCGGTTCGCGAACCGGCGCGCCGTTGACTGCCTGGTAGTTGCTATTGGCCTGCTCGCAGGACAAGGCGGGCCTTGCCGCTGCCGCTGCTGCTGGCGCGGGTTGCGCGGTGGCCGGCTGCGCCATCGCGATAGCGAGCAGACCGCCGAGTAGTGAGCCTGGTGCAAAGATGCAGCGCCGATGCTGCCCGGAGATTGAAGAATAAGGAGAAGAACACACAACTCACACGGTAAGCCCGACACCCCAGCAGGCATGTAAGGAGATCGCTTTTCCTCGATGGTGAGTTTTTTTGCCGTTCGCGCCGCCGGCATCTCGGTAGCATGGCGAGAGATTCCCAACCCGTTGCCGAGCCCGCCCATGTCATCGCCCACCTCCACTGTCGCGCCCACTGCCACCACGGCCACGGCCGCCCGCTTCAACCAGCCGCTCGGCGGCGACGTCGTGCCACGCTTCGCCGGCATCGCGTCGATGATGCGATTGCCGATTCAGGAAACCAGCGATGGGCTGGACGCCTGCTTCGTGGGTGTGCCGTTCGATCTTGGCACCTCCAACCGCTCAGGCGCCCGCTTCGGGCCGCGCCAGGTGCGCAGCGAGTCCGTGCTGCTGCGCCCTTACAACATGGCGACGCGCGCCGCGCCCTTCGACTCGCTGCAAGTGGCCGACATAGGCGACGTGGCGACCAACGCGTACAACATCTTCGATTCGATCGAACGCATCGAAACTGCCTACGACCGCATCATCGCCAACGGCTGCCGGCCCATCACCATCGGCGGCGACCACACCATCGCCTGGCCGATCCTGCGCGCGATGCACAAGAAGTACGGCCCGATCGGCGTGGTGCATGTCGATGCGCATGCCGACGTCAACGACACGATGGGTGGCGAAAAGATCGCGCATGGCACCCCCTTTCGTCGTGCGGTCGAAGAAGGCCTGCTCGACTGCGACCGCGTGGTGCAGATCGGCCTGCGCGGCACCGGCTACCACGCCGACGATTTCGACTGGTGCCGCAAACAGGGCTTTCGCGTGGTGCAGGCCGAGGAGTGCTGGCACAAGAGCCTGACGCCGTTGATGAAGGAAGTGAAGGAACGCGTCGCGGGCTTGGCAGGCCAGGGTCCGGTGTACCTGAGTTTCGACATCGACGGGCTCGACCCCGCCTTCGCACCCGGCACCGGCACGCCGGAGATCGGTGGCCTGAGCGTGCACCAAGGCATGGAAATCATCCGCGGCCTGCGCGGGTTGAATATCGTCGGTGCCGATCTGGTCGAAATTTCCCCGCCTTACGACCCGCACGGCACGACCGCTTTGGTCGGTGCCAACCTGGCGTTCGAAATGCTGTGCGTGTTGCCGGGCGTGCAGTATCGGGATTGATGCCGCCCACAACTTCAGGTCGTCAGGTCGTCAGGTCAGCGCTCGACTTCATCGATTACTTGCACTCGGGCGTCCAGTTCTACACACCGGCTTCGACTGCCGACGTGAGCGCGCCGATCGACCTCTGCGGCAAGACCATCGGCACCGCCGCAGCACCGCATTTCCGGCGGAGATCAAGACCTGGAGCGACACCAATTGCGTTGCGGCGGTCAAGGCACCGATCACGGTCGAAGGGCCCTCGCCATCAAGCAAATCGCGATCAACGGCACGCCTGTGCCCTGATGCCGGGCTACGGGGGCTAGCATGGGGCGACAGCTGAAACCATTCGATTCAGCAAACCTCAGAAAGCTTTCATGCCGCGTCCCGTCCTAGATGAAGCCCATATCCATCCCGCTGTGCGCACCGCGATTTCGGAGAGCCGGCAAGGGATCGTGCGCGAAGTGATGGGCGCCATCGCCGCCAATGACATCGTGGTGGTCGGCATGGCGATCAACCCCTATCCGAAGAAGGCACGCAAGCTGCTGGACGAGGCCAGGCAGGCATTCAAGTACCTCGAATACGGCAGCTACCTGAGCGGATGGCGCGACCGCAATGCGCTCAAGATGTGGACCGGCTGGCCGACCTTTCCGATGGTGTTCGTCAAGGGCGTGCTCGTCGGCGGCGCCGATGAGTTGAAGGCCTTGCTCGACAGGGGTGAGTTGAAGGGCATGCTGGACCGCCGGGCCTGAACCTCAGGCTGCCTATCGAGCCCGGGCCGCTCCACTATTTGCAGGCGAACACAATCCCGTTTTCCGCTTGCGCTTTGCCCAGAATGGAAGCGGTCAAGCCGTCCTTCTGGCAGTAAGTTATGGCCTGGTCGTAAAACGGTGCCCGGAACGTGCCTTCACGCAGCGAGATGATCTGGTTGGGCGGTGTACCGCAGCCCGCGATCAGCAGGACGAAAAGATAGAGTGCGAACCGGTTCATCGCAGCATTCTGGCGCACTGGGCCATGGAACGCAGGCCACAACCGACGTTCCAACCTGGAGCAAATAGCCGCGGACCTCTGAATAGCATGGGTCAGCGGACGATCAGCGCTGCCGCATCGGCATGCGATCGATCGTTGCAAATACTTGATCCAGATCGACGTCGTTTCCCTTAACCAGCTTCACGCCGCCGTCCTTGCCGACCAGCACGAAGGTCGGCGGGCCGTGCGGATTGAGTTCGAGCGCGCTTAGCAGGGAACGGGTCTGCTCGCGCGTCATCACCAAGCCGTTTCGTCGACCCTGGCCCGCTTCGACGGTGTAGAGAACCATCTCGCGCTCGACGAACGCTGCGCGAGTCGCGGGGCGTTCCAGCGCTGATTCGACGCGCCGCAGCAGAGCACGATCGGAGGCCGGAACGACAACCACGATCGGCCGCGACTGCCATCGTTCGGCGGCCAGCGGGTTATCGGTGGGTGATGCGGCGTGCGACGGAACAATGGGCAAGACCATTGCAAACGCAATGGCTCGCCACATGGCACCTCCTGGAAGCGGCGATAAACATATCGATTTCATGATGGCGAGGTATAGCGCGCAAGCCTCAGCGCCTGAGTCGGACTATCGCGCGAGTGCGCGCGTACGAGAAACAACACGACGGCAGGCACCGTCATACTCGCCCACATGAACGAACCCGTCAGCCTCCGCACAAAAATTCAGTCCATCCGGGATGCTTCCCTGAAAGAGCCACCCTTTCCGTACAGCCAGGTGCCGCCCCACTTCGACATCGGTGACGTGGCAAGGCTCACGCACAAACCTGCGGGTGATCAGCGGGTTCGCCAGCAACGCATCGAAGCCTGGGTGCGGGACGTGGATGCGACTTGGAAGCGGGTCGCCATCAACCAAGCGGCGGCAGCGAAGGCACCGGGCAAAGTGGACTAGCGCCACGGTGATCGGCAACCATCCCGGACTCTTATTCCACGCTCCGCACATGGGTCAATGGCGGTCCTTAATCGAGCAAGCCGTGTTTTAAAGCGAAGTAAGTCAGGTCGCTGTTGGTCGACAGCTCGAGCTTTCTCACCAATCGCGACCGGTAGAGCGTGACGGTTCTGGCCGAAAGATGAAGCTTCTTTGCGATCACGGCCGGCTTGTCTCCCGCCGCCAGAAGCAGAAGAATCTGAAACTCCCGTTTGGACAGGCGTTGATGGAGTGGCAGGGCCCCCTCGCACAATTCGCGCGCAAAGTGCTGCGACAGCGTTGCACTCAGGTATCTGCGGCCGCTGGCGACGCGACGGATCGCAACGATGAGCTGGTCCGGGTCGCAGGATTTGTGAAGGTATCCATGGGCCCCTTCCTCGAGCAGCTTGCGGGCGTACTGCGCTTCCGGATGGCCACTGAACACCAAAATGGCCATTCCCGGCGCCCTGGACCGAAGCGATCCGATGATGTCGAAGCCGTCCCTTCCGGGCATCGTGAGATCCAGCACCAGCACGTCCAGTGTGTTGCGCGTGGCGAGTTCAAGCGCTTCGAAACCATCGGCGGCTTCACCTCCAATGCAGAGATCCGAGTGTTCCAGCAACCAGTGCCGAAGTGCAGTTCGCACAACTGGGTGGTCGTCCGCGATGCCGATCCTGATCGGGACGCGGGCGACTGGGTCAGCTGCGGCGCCGAAACTGTCATTCACCGCGCATCCCGCCGTGCAAGATTCTCTTGGGGCTAAGCAGACTCGTCATTGCGCGCCGCATGCAGTTCGCATTTCAGTTCGCCAGAACCGGATTGCGGCGCTCTTCGTCGAGACGACGCTGCGCCACCGCTGTCGCGCACTGCATCTGCCGGGCATGGCTCGGCAAAGCACACAGGTTGTTCATGCAGACGGCGCGCATCAGCACATTGCGACCTGCGCAAAGACCAGATGAGTGTTCGCCACCGGAAGGCCTGTAGGAAGTCAATCTGCGAGAGGCGGCCGGCACGGGAGCCACGAGGGGAGCGACATAGCCTTGAGGGCTTCGAGCTTCCACTTTGCCGGGCTCCTGGGCCATAGACACCGGCGCTGCCGACTGAGCCTGCTGCGAGTCGTAGCTTTGCGACCGGTGGTGCAGCGCGTACCAAACGCAAAACGCGATGAACAGCAGCAACGGCACGATCAGCAAGCGTGCCATTACCCGGACGATCGGCGCCAACGGCACGGCGCCCTGCCCTTCATCGCCTGTGCTGGGAGAAGCAGTCGACGACGTTTCGTGAGGCATGTGCACGGTCCCACAAACATCGCACCGCGCCTTGCGAGAACCTGCTGTTCGACAGAATTCGCACACCTGGATCGGCGACCGATCGCGCAGCCACAGCAGTCCAACGAAATCGGTCGGGGCTATGTAAGCGCGCAGCGGGTCTGCAAATGCCGGAAAGGGCCACGTGTGTTCCATGGAATCACTCGACTCAGGCCGAAAAGATGTCCTGGAACCCCGAACGCCCCGGGACACGCTTCAGTGCGCAGGCGTTCATGACCGGCCGCGCTGATAAAGAGGCCGACTGTCGTCCACTCGACGCTCCGCTTCGAGCTCCCCGATGACGGTCTTGCTCCGCGCTACCGCTGCCCGTGCTGCAAGGTCAGGCTCAAACGCGGCCAGAGCCAGAAGTTGTTGCGCTGCGTGCACCAGCCGTGCAATCGCGCCCGCTATCGCATCCGTCGCGCTGTCCAGTAGTGCGTTCAGATTGGGTCGTTCAAACAGCGCAAGCTTCATCGTGGCCTCCGAAGTAAGGTGAGAAATGTGAGGAAGTCACATACTATTGCGATACTTTGGTACTCCATTTGTCAGACATTACGCCGTCGCTTGTAGGTTTTGGGAATTGTTTCAGGCTGATTTACAACAATGTGACAATGTCACATAATTGTTGGTGAACAACGCTTCTGCTAAATCCGGAGACGCCATGAGGGATGACAGTCTGTCGATGGGCGTTGCCTTTTCACACTGGCAACAACTCACCGATGAATATGCGCAATCGCTGCAAGCGCTGGCGCGGGGCGACCGCCATTGCGTCGAGAACCTTGATCGCATCGCGCGTACGCTGCTTCAAAGTCAGGTCGCGCGCGCACCGAAGTCGGCATTGCCTCCGCCAGATAAGCCGTCAACTCGATGGAGGTGTTGGTGCAACGCGTTCGCATCTCTGTACAGGCTGCCGCGCGCGGCGGTTCGTCACTGACATGTGCATGAAGGCACCTTGACCGCCGCCGGCACCCAGGAAGCAGGCGTCGTCGCGCTGGACGCTTGCAGGCGTGTTTTGCGTCCAGTCATCCGGCTTGCACTTTCGCTTGGTTTGAAGCACTCGCACTTGCAACGCCTGCTCACAGAGCTTCTGCTGGACGAGGGGACGCATCTGTGGCGCGAACAAGCTGTGGAACCCAACATTAGCCAGCTGTCCGTAACCACCGGACTCAATCGCAAAGCCATCACGCTCAGAGTACGAACGCCTGCCAAGGATGCCCCGCATACCGAACTGTCGGCGGCGGCCAAGACACTCACACTCTGGGCCCAGCTGCGCGAAGACGATCCCGAACTCCAGTCACTTCCAGTTTCTGCGGATGATGGTTCATTGACGTTTGAAGTCATTGCCCGTCGCGCCAGTCGAGGCAACCTGCACCACCGCGCCATTCTTGAAGAACTTATCCGGCTGGATTTGGTAGCAGTACAAGGCGGCCGGGCGAGCTTGAAGACTTCGAGTTTTGTGCCGCTGGCCGATCTGCGCAGCATGCTTGTCGTGCTCGGAGACAACGCCCACGATCATCTGGCAGCGGCCGTCTCGAATGTGCTGCACGACAATCCGCCCATGCTTGAGCGCGCAATCTATGCGCGCGGACTGACGCCTGAGGCCTGCGAGGCGATCCAACAGTTGGTGCGCACGCGATGGTCTGTGCTTCACCGTGAGCTGGCAGCCACAATGACGCGCGCGGTCGACGCAGACAGCGACGACAAGAGCGCCCGCATTCGTGTCGGCATCTATGCGTTCACGGAAAACAGCAGAGAAGATCCAATAGCGAATGCAATCCGGCCCACGAGCCGACAGCTTGGAGCACCCCGCGATGAATAAAAACATTTGGCAGCCCGTTGTGCTTTTCGCGATAAGCCTTCTCATTGGCTCGTGTGGCGGAGGTGGCAGCGGGGGCTCAGGCGGCATAGGCATTGCGGGCACTGGCACAGCCGTGAACGTGGGCGGTTCAGGCGCTGCGCAAGGCGATGGCGCGGCAAACGCCGGAGGCGCCTCGTCTTCCGGCGCCGCCGGAGGCGTTTCTTCCGCTGCCGCAGCCGGTGGCGATGATGGCTCCGGGGTCGGGTCAGGAGGAACAGGCGTGAGCTCTGCGTCGGCCGCGGGCATCGGTTCGACCGACGGCTTGGGCAGCGTGATTCTCAATGGCGTGCGCTACAACACCGACAGCGCCGTGTTCAACTTGCAGGATGCGCCAGAGCTGCTGCTCGGCATGAGCGTCAAGGTCACTGGTCCGGTCAATAGCAACT from Variovorax sp. PAMC28562 includes these protein-coding regions:
- a CDS encoding response regulator transcription factor yields the protein MNDSFGAAADPVARVPIRIGIADDHPVVRTALRHWLLEHSDLCIGGEAADGFEALELATRNTLDVLVLDLTMPGRDGFDIIGSLRSRAPGMAILVFSGHPEAQYARKLLEEGAHGYLHKSCDPDQLIVAIRRVASGRRYLSATLSQHFARELCEGALPLHQRLSKREFQILLLLAAGDKPAVIAKKLHLSARTVTLYRSRLVRKLELSTNSDLTYFALKHGLLD
- a CDS encoding DUF6502 family protein, which gives rise to MTAAGTQEAGVVALDACRRVLRPVIRLALSLGLKHSHLQRLLTELLLDEGTHLWREQAVEPNISQLSVTTGLNRKAITLRVRTPAKDAPHTELSAAAKTLTLWAQLREDDPELQSLPVSADDGSLTFEVIARRASRGNLHHRAILEELIRLDLVAVQGGRASLKTSSFVPLADLRSMLVVLGDNAHDHLAAAVSNVLHDNPPMLERAIYARGLTPEACEAIQQLVRTRWSVLHRELAATMTRAVDADSDDKSARIRVGIYAFTENSREDPIANAIRPTSRQLGAPRDE